The following is a genomic window from Kogia breviceps isolate mKogBre1 chromosome 4, mKogBre1 haplotype 1, whole genome shotgun sequence.
caggacattccatccaaaaacagcagattacactttcttctcaagtgtgcatggaacattctccagaacagaccacatcttgggtcacaaagcaagcctcagtaaatttaagaaaactgaaatcatatcaagcatcttttctgaccacaacactatgagattagaaatcaattacaggaaaaatgtaaaaaacacaaacacatggaggctaaacaatacgttactaaatagctaagagatcactgaagaaatcaaagaggatatcaaaaaaatacctagagacaaatgacaattaaaacacaacaatccaaaacctatgggatgcagcaaaagcagttccaagagggaagtttataactatacaatcctaactcaaaaaacaacaaacacctcaaataaacagtctaactttacacctaaaagaactagagaatgaagaacaaagcccaaagttagtagaagtaaagaaatcataaagatcagagcagaaataaatgaaatagaaacaaagaaaacaaaagcaaaggtcaataaaactaaaagttggttctttgagaagataaacaaaattgataaaccattagccagactcatcaagaaaaagagggagaggactcaaatcattaaaattagaaatgaaaaaggagaagttacaacagacactgcaaaaatactAAGCATccaaagagactactacaagcaactctatgccaatgaaatggacaacctggaagaaatggacaaattcttagaaaggtataaccttccaagactgaaccaggaagaaatagaaaatatgaacagaccaatcacaagtaatgaaattgaaactgtgattaaaaatcttccaacaaacaaaagtccaggaacagatggcttcacaggtgaattctatcaaacacttagagaagagctaacacccatccatctcaaactcttccaaaaaattgcagaggaaagaacactcccaaactcattctatgaggccaccatcacccttataccaaaaccagacaaagatactacaaaaaaagaaaattacagaccaatatcactgattaatatagatgcaaaaatcctcaacaaaatactagcaaatagaatccaataagacattaaaaggatcatacaccatgatcaagtgggatttatcccagggatgcaaggattcttcaatatatgcaaatcaatcaatgtgatacaccatactaacaaactgaagaaaaaccatatgatcatctcaatagatgcagaaaaagcttttgacaaaattcaatacccatttatgataaaaactctccagaaagtgggcatagagggaacctacctcaacataataaaggccacatacaacaaacccatagcaaacatcattctcaatggagaaaaactaagatcaggaacaagacaaagatgtccactcaccacttttattcaacatagttttggaagtcctagccatggcagccagagaagaaaaagaaataaaaggaatacaaatttgctgggtgtgtgggggtggaggtgtgatgaattgggccattgggattgacatgcatacactgatgtgtataaaattgatgactaataagaacttgctgtataaaaaaataaataaaattcaaaaaaaagaatacaaattggaaaagaagtaaaaaaactgtcactgtttacagatgacatgatactatacatagagaatcctaaagatgccaccagaaaactactagagctaatcaatgaatttggtaaatttgcaggatacaaaattaatgcacagaaatctcttgcattcttatacagtaatgacgaaaaatctgaaagagaaattaaggaaactctcccattcaccattgcaacaaaaagaataaaatacctaggaataaacctacctaaggagaaaaaagatctgtatgcagaaaacgataagacactgatgaaagaaattaaagattataccaacagatggagagatataccatgttcttggattggaagaatcaatattgtgaaaatgactatactacccaaaagaatctacagatccaatgcaatccctatcaaattaccaatggcattttttacagaactagaacaaaaaatcttaaaatttgtatggagacacaaaagaccccaaatagctaaggcggtcttgagggaaaataatggagctggaggaatcagactccctgacttcagactatactacaaagctacagtaatcaagacaatatggtactggcacaaaaacagaaacatagatcaacggaacaggatagaaatcccagtgataaacccatgcacctatggtcaactaatctatgacaaaggaggcaaggatatacaatggataaaagacagtttcttcaatacgtggtgggggaaaactggacacctatatgtaaaagaatgaatttagaatactccctaacaccatacacaaaactaaactcaaaatgcattagaggccttccctggtgccgcagtggttgaaagtccgcctgctgatgcaggggacacgggttcatgccctggtccaggaagatcccgcatgccgcggagcggctaggcccatgagccatggctgctgagcctgtgcatccagagcctgtgctctgcaacgggagaggccacaacagtgagaggccaacatactgcaaaaaaaaaaagaaaaaaatatgcattagagacctaaatgtaagactggacactgtaaaactcttagaggaaaacataggaagaactttgacataaatcacagcaagatcttttttgatccacttcctagagtaatggaaataaaaacaaaaataaacaaatgggacctaatgaaacttcaaagcttttgcacagcaaaggaaactacaaacaagacgaaaagacaaccctcagaatgggagaaaatatttgcaaatgaatcaaaagacaaaggattaatctccaaaatatataaacagcccatgcagctcaatattaaaaaaacaaacaacacaatccaaaaatgggcaaaagacctaaatagacatttctccaaagaagacatacagatggccaagaagcatatgaaaagctgctcaacatcattaattactggagaaatgcaaatcaaaactacaatgagttatcacctcacactatttacaatgggcatcatccaaaaatctacaaaaaacaaaacgctggagagggtgtggagaaaagggaaccctcttgaactgttggtgggaatgtaacttgatacagccactatggagaacagtatgcaggttccttaaaaaactaaaaatagaactaccatacaacccagtaatcccactactgggcatatagccagagaaaaccataattcaaaaagacacatgcaccccaatgttcactgcagcactatttacaatagccaggtcatggaagcaacctaaatgcccatcgacagacaaatggataaagaagatgtggtacatatatacaatagaatattactcagccataaaaaggaatgaaattgggttatctgtagagacgtggatggatatagagactgtcatacagagtgaagtaagtcagaaagagaaaaacaaatattgtatattaacgcagatatgtggaacctagaaatatggtacagatgaaccggtttgcagggcagaaattgagacacagatgtagagaacaaacatatggacaccaaaggggcaaagtggcagggggtggtcttgtgatgaattgggagattgggactgacatgtatacactaatatgtataaaatggataactaagaacctgctgtataaaaaaataagtaaaataaaatttttttaaaaataagaaaataatgataatgttaccataatttttaaagtccTAGAAGTCCCATAATTAAAAAGTCAGTTTTATTAAATGCTCAATTCTCAAcagtaaatgtatttcttttttattataaaaaatctcCATCCCCGTCTCACCCTTCCTCACCCACCCCTTCAAACTCGGTGGCAAGCAGAAGCAAGCCCAACAAAGTCCACCATATCCCCAAAGGCAGAAAGACAGGAGGTCCTCACAGGACAAGGTATGCTGGTGTCATCACTGCAGAGCCCTCCTGCAGGGGGCAAGGAACGGGAACAGCTACCATAACAAATACGAAGTAAACTGGAATGGGCAGcctgacaaaagacttgtataatTTATACCAATTTATAAATACTTAAGGTGCCCAccaactccaagagaacagacCAAACTAACTATATAATGGAAGCCTCTGCCTGGGCTTCCTCCATACATCAGGTCCCCCTATCATGAATCATTAGGAAGCCCAAAAAGTTTCACAGTTCCAGCTTCCCGACTGCTGTCATATTTGCCATCTTTGTCATCACAGGCAAATGCCAGCAGAGGCCTTTTAGGGTGCCAAGCCACGGTGAAGGTAGGGGACTCACACTGTACCTCCCACAGCTTGTCtcctataaaaatcaatataGAGAAACCAATCAATACATTAATAATAAGAGACCATACTCATTAAGTACTTACCTACATCAAATCATTTAACCTGCTTAATAACCCTATAGGATAAGTACAATTACTACCCTATTTTGCAGAGAACACTGAGGCGCAGAGGGGTCACGAGGCAGTGGGTGGCAGAGCAGGATGTGAACGCAGGCCAGTTAACTTAAGAGCTTGTGCTCTGAACCCAATTCCACCCTTCCTGAAAAAACAACAGcagctgtttattgagcacccCTTATGAATCAGATGGATTATACTTTATCTTAATAAAGTATAATGACAATCCAGCAAGGCAAGTAATGATTTTAAACTCCATTTTATAAAGAAACAGGTGACTGAACAGTTAAGTCACACCTCAAGgaagcagcagggaaaaaaaaaagggaaacagcaGAGTTTCAGGAAGTTTCAGGAAGAAACAGGAAGTCAGCCTGTTTCCAAAGCCACAGATCTTTCTACTAAACCACAATGACCTGCaaagagatttctttttccaaaaattttttcttcctacttgtggaaattaaacataatttttccaaagccatttttttttagtCCTGCTTAACTTTTTTTCAACCTTAGAGTTAAGATTAATGTAGTAAAACGTGCACAGTGTGGTGCTGATTTAAAAATGCATGatacactgaattatacacttcaaaCTCATCAACTATATGGTATGTGAACTGTATTTGAataaagctgtttatatatatatatatataaatatatacacacatatgcatatatacatatgtgtgtgtatgaagaaaaagatttttttattgaagtatagttgatttacaatactgtgttagtttcaggtgtagagcatgtacagcaaagtgatttagttttgttttgttttgtttctttttttgtcagaTCACTTTCCATTAcaagttattacaaggtattgaatatagttccctgcagtACACAGTGAATCcatgttgcttatttattttacatagagtattttgtatctgttaatcccatactcctaatttatccctcccccgactccctttcccctttagcaaaccataagtttgttttctatgtccgtgagtctgtttctgctttgtatatagttgtttcttttctttaagtaATCTATTTCAGGGACAGTTAACTGCTCTTCATAATGCTAGGATCTGGCAATCTGTAGCCACATGTCTGAGCAAATTTCTGTGTtacacagacataaaaaatggTGTCGGAGGCTGCTACTCCCCTTCCATTTCCCTTTCGGCCTTTAATTCCATGCATGCGTCGCTGCTGAGAGTAAACACTGCAATAACCCTTCTGTAAGGAAGTTTGGTTCCTGACAAGATGTGAGCAGTTTGGACTCAGCAATCCCAATTCAATGGTTTACCCAAAAGGATGACTACATAAGTAAAATGGTACTCATCAAAGAATCATTTATAATGGTGTAAAGACCAGAAGCCATCTAAGAGTGGGGTAGCTTAGGTATATACTGGTATAACCAATGGAATTCTAAATCCCATTAAAAACAGCAGTAGAGCTCAACAGCCACCGCCATGTAAAAGCTGTAAGATCCTacaggtgaggagggagggcCCCGGAGCAGCAGGAGAGCATTCCTCCATCACATGAACACGAGGGGACATGAAGGAGCTGCATGTCTGGATGGCTGGACAATGCTCACCAAAATGCTATCAAGAGTGGCACTCTTTAAATCGTGGAATGTCAagctttttactttctttgaagTTTTCTATATAGTTTGAATTCTTTTAATAAAGTATCATGTATTTCCAAAAACAATAAAGCTacgttaaaaaataaatctggagaaattcttttgtaaaatgaatacTCAcctctcatttttctattttcaagttctgttttgttgctttttaaaacaaatcacatctattttaataatttcttaaattataaaatgtatatatgtattttttaagtccACATATAGGCAAAAGATAGAAATATCCCGCAATGCTAAAAGAGGTTGTATTTAAAGGGtgggatcattcattcattcattcatccatctatttattcattcattcttctccatttctgtattttaaaaattctgctataatggaagaattaaaactgaataaaatgcaaaatattttctttaatcacTCTCTTTCAGACCTGCCCCTTTCTTTCCTAACTCTTTGCTCCCTCCATTACCTGACTACAATAGTCATAATAAACAAACTTGCCTTAAGGAGTTTGTGCTAATGCTGGCATTTATGCTAATACCCATTTATGCTAATGCTGGCAAAGTAGTAATGAGCAGAGATGAAAACACATGACAGGAGAAGGCCTGAAGGCCAGAAATGAAAGACAGAGGAGTCTCATTAAGGTACTGAGGGTATAGTTACCTGTCTCTACTTCAGCAATGTCGATGAAATGATCTTCCGATGCCGACGCCAGCATTTTCCCATCATGGCTAAAACTGAGGGTCCTCACAGGCCAATCCAGCCTATAACAGAGTAGACAGAGGAGACATTAAAATAACCCAGTGAGAGAAGGGCCCAGTTTCACCCAACATGACATAAAACGAATTTATCTAACAAGGAAAGTGCTGGCAGAGTTGCTTACCTGGAAAAGCACCGAACACACACTAACTCATCTACATCCCAGAGGCTGACCAAAGCATCTGCGCTTCCTGTAGCAAAATACTTCCCCATGGGGTCAAACTTGATACAGATGCAGTTGGATGGATGGGCGTTGATAGACTGCACAGGCTTCAGCTCTGGGTAGCTGAGAAACAAGAAAGACAGCAATCAAACTGGGGGAAGAGGACCATGGTACTAAGATGTTAAGAGGAAACACtaagaagaaaatggaagtaaGACAACAGAACAAATATCAAAGACTGGAATTTCAAAACAACTTTCCTGAAATAAAAAGATGTCAAACAATATACTGAAACACCACATACCTGAGAATATGAACCCAGACTAACCAACATGAAGATGTATGGTAGTAAAATTACTGGACTTTAAATTAGATTGCCATCAGACTTTTTGACAGTTAACACTTTATGCGGAAAGAAAATGGAGTAACATACTTAAGATACACCAGCAAGAATATatgaattgaaatttttaaatctagCAAAACTATTAATTATAAAAAGTTCAAATAATaagcacagggcttcccaggtggcgcagtggttgagagtctgcctgccgatgcaggggacacgggttcgtgccccggtccgggaggatcccatgtgccgtggagtggctgggcccgtgagccatggccgctgagcctgtgcatccagagcctgtacccctcaacgggagaggccacaacagtgagaggcccgcgtaccgcaaaaaataataataataataaataagcacAATATAATAAAGTATCTTAAAGTTTTAGAAGTATATAAGCTATAATAAGTATGAACTCAGGGAATCTTGTTCCCCTGAACTCTTCCTGAGGAATCAAAACTGGAAAATGAGTTTTGACAATCAATGACTAGAGATGTACCAGACTTACCAGGCTGGTAATGAGCATTAAATATGTAGCTTCTTGTGGAAATTATATGTTTAAGGTATAATATGTAATAGCTGTATAATCTGACAATATATAGtattaactattatttttaatggaggaagaatgaggaaagcatattcaaaaagcaaaatttactattttaagcaATCagattggtggtggtggtgctagTATTGTTACTCTGAAATATCTGTATGTGTAACAAGGGATGAAAGTAATAAGCAACCACGGGATATTCAAATTCTATTATCCCCTGCATCTCTGAGAACCAGAACACTCAGtttggaaggaaagagatttTAACTGGAAGTTATCAGTATCAATTCACAAAGTATTTTATCTTTAtggtatatacaatatatatacttCTTAACTCTGTCCACTGGAAAGGTCTAGAAACAGTCAACCCAACAATATGGACATTCCTAGCTCCAATATTATTTTCTAGTAAAAGAATCCAGGAATTCTGAGAATTTTCTGATTAAAGAATTGAGGCAGGAAAAATACAAGATGAACCTGGCATATCTTGTCATACCAGAAAGCAAGAAACTGAAGACTAATAGGattatgtcaaaaaaaaaaaagactcaggaaCCAATTTGAAGAGGATCCCACTTgccaaaaataagataatttgAGCTTCAATAAGGATAATGATTACAATAAACTGAAACACTTCTACCACGCTTAAATCCTTAAGTCCAcaatgattcttttttatttaaaaaaccctaGCTGATCATCTTTGGAGGTGATAGAGAACTAATTCATTACCTAATGACaaaaggaaagaatcaagcatttatcctaCCTTCTCTAAATGAACTATATTCCTGGGTAACCAAACAGATGAGAGGAAATGTCTCTTAAATTCCAACAAATAAGCAAGCATTTggaatcagcaaaatccagactggGACAAGCTCCACAGGTTAACAGCCTGCTTTTTCAACAGCTAAGTTCTaataagtaaaagaaagggaTGGAGGGGGACTCCGCAGTTTAGCTGACTTAAAAGGCATATCAAACTTTTTTAAGTGGGCAAAATTAGAGTATCTAGAGATGCACACTTGGTGGctaaaactacaaagaaatattataaaaatcaagACAGTGTATTGGGGGGAGGGAGTTTTGATTAGGAAGGACAAAGCCCATGGCAAGACTTCTGAGGTGGCCAGCAAAGTACTATATCTTGACCTGGTGGGGTTACACAGGTGTTAAGCATATAATAGTTCATTAagctatacatttatattttgtggttttctatatgttttattttctaataaaaaagcttaaaaaaaaaaccactgcctACAGAATAAAGTTCAAGTTGCTATGCATAGAATTCCAGACCCAAATAACCTGGTCTCAAATTATACTTCAGCTTTATCTTCCCGTTTCAGGATATCTCTCTTCAGACGCCTTATCTGCCACCACTCCCAGCAACCCTGATCTACCAACTACTCTCTAAATAAATCATGCTAATTCTCACTTGTTTTGTCCATTGTGCAGTTCCCTTTTGCTGATTCTTAAAATTCAACTAATCTTTCACGGTCAAGCTCAGAAGCTGCCTCCTTCAACCCCCAACTCCCACAATCAATATAAGTTTCTTTCCTTGGGATTCTACAGCAAACTCCCAGCCTCTCACACAGAGCCTATTTCATTCTGCCTTGCATTGCTCACCCAAGATAACAGAAAGAACAGAATCAGACAGATCTCAATTTCAATTCCATAGTTTCATTCATTTAGAGAATATTCACAGATCCTAATTTTGTGTAGCAGATACTGGGCTAGGCACTAGGGATTCAACAGTAAACAAGTTAAATACAGTCCCTACCTTCTTGGAGTTTACAGTCTAATGGAAGATACAGAGAAGTAAACATGCAATTATAATGTAGAATAAGAAATGCTTCCAACAGGAAGTACACAAGATAAGTTTCTAACCTTGGGGGTGAAGATGGCTTCCCTGGAGGGGAAGTGATATTTAAGTGGAGACTTTAAGGGTATGAATTAGCTATAATTCCAAGTGAATCCAGTTCTAGTGCTCACCAGCTGACTAGTGACTCTGAGTCCCTgatcctcatctgtgaaatgggaagcaCACCATCGACTCCCTAGGATTTCTCTGAGGACTCAGTAAAATATAAGGTGCCTTGTTCAAAGGTGCTCAAGAGAGGTTAGAATTCTTTATTACTACAGTTGAACCTTGAACAAGAACATTAGGGGTGCCAATTCtctgcacagtcaaaaatctACATATAACTTAGTTGGTCCTCCGTATCCACAGTTCCTCTGTATCCAAGGTTCCACATCCCAGATTCAACCAACCCCGGATCAGGTAGACTGTAATATTTGctcttgaaaaaaatccacatataagtggacctgagcagttcaaatccatgttgttcaaaggtcaactgtattagTCCATTTGGGTCCTTCAGGATAGACTCATATCTAATTCACCTTGGTATCCACCACAGCACCCAGTGCAAAAAGATATGACAGTCCCTTAAGCTAGAACCCCCTCACCTGAGTATGTTGATACAACCATTGCCATTTGTCAGGAAGAACATGTTATTGTCATTGTTCCAGGAGATTTCATTGACCTCAAACTTGAACTGCTCCTCCGCTTTGGAACGATGTGTCTTGGCATCAATGAACGTCACCACATCATCCTTGTTGCCTACAGCAATGGTCTGTCCATCGGGACTCCAGCAGATATTGATGTTCTCCCCTGGGAACCCACATATAATCAGCAAGATAATGTTAGCCCATAATCCTCCAGAAGTTTATTTTGTTATCATAGAAAAACTAGAGCTATCACCAGAGCTCATTCACTAAGGTCCTTGTCAACAGAAGGGAACTACCACTTACAGATCAACTGGGAGCCCAGCACATTCACCTACAAATTTCCCCCTCTAGTTCTCACGTTTCTCTAAGggacattttttcccccattttacagatgaaaaaatggaaaagaaatgagccaGTGTCAAAGCTGTGAAGTTAACAGAGCCAAGATCTAAACCCAGACTCGACACCAAAGCCTCTAACTCTCTTACACCAGCACTCTTACACCAGCACTTACACCAGCACTTCCCAAAGTCCAGTCATTCACATgccattttcataatttttgtacTATCCATGTAACAGCTATACTTTTCTTCATtcaagatttttattaaaattgacTCCCCAAATTTTTACTTAAATAGCTTCACTTCAGCAATAAATTCTATGAGctagttctttttttctagtaggcattaaaatatatacacaatcaGTTTTTAATGTTCATCCATATACCACCTAAATCACTCACATATCACCAGCTGTCTAGTTGGGGAAACCACATCATTCCACCTCCAGGTACAAGTCTTGCCAACAAAGTCCAGTAGCCCACA
Proteins encoded in this region:
- the THOC3 gene encoding THO complex subunit 3; protein product: MAIPAASMGPSALGQSGPGSMAPWCSVTSGPTRYVLGMQELFRGHSKTREFPAHSAKVHSVAWSCDGRRLASGSFDKTASVFLLEKDRLVKENNYRGHGDSVDQLCWHPSNPDLFVTASGDKTIRIWDVRTTKCIATVNTKGENINICWSPDGQTIAVGNKDDVVTFIDAKTHRSKAEEQFKFEVNEISWNNDNNMFFLTNGNGCINILSYPELKPVQSINAHPSNCICIKFDPMGKYFATGSADALVSLWDVDELVCVRCFSRLDWPVRTLSFSHDGKMLASASEDHFIDIAEVETGDKLWEVQCESPTFTVAWHPKRPLLAFACDDKDGKYDSSREAGTVKLFGLPNDS